The following proteins come from a genomic window of Bradyrhizobium paxllaeri:
- a CDS encoding CHRD domain-containing protein, whose protein sequence is MSNKTMLVTLTLGAAIAFAGPASADKMKATLDGKAQVPPNTSAATGTADIDYDPASKKLSWKLSYSGLSGPATAAHFHGPAEAGKNAGVAVAIPNATSSPVEGSATLTDAQAADLVAGKYYVNIHTAANPGGEIRGQVTK, encoded by the coding sequence ATGTCGAACAAAACCATGCTTGTCACGCTCACGCTGGGGGCAGCGATTGCTTTTGCCGGGCCCGCTTCTGCCGACAAGATGAAGGCGACGCTGGACGGCAAGGCCCAGGTGCCGCCCAACACCAGCGCGGCCACTGGTACCGCCGACATCGACTATGATCCCGCCAGCAAGAAGCTGAGCTGGAAGCTCTCCTATTCCGGGCTGTCCGGCCCTGCCACCGCCGCGCATTTCCACGGGCCTGCCGAAGCCGGCAAGAATGCAGGCGTCGCGGTCGCCATTCCCAATGCGACGTCGAGCCCGGTCGAAGGCAGCGCGACGTTGACCGACGCGCAGGCCGCGGACCTCGTGGCCGGCAAGTACTATGTCAACATTCACACCGCGGCCAATCCGGGCGGCGAAATCCGCGGTCAGGTAACCAAGTAG
- a CDS encoding c-type cytochrome gives MKRMLVVAGALLLSVGAGIAQQNVANETQKTMKATGRALGAVLSPMVKGEKPYDQAAVTTALGQLEETAKKLPTMFPESIKGLKIEGDYSASPKVWEDKAGFSAKIDSFAKVVTEAKAKIKDIDSLKANVPAIGKECSACHETFRLKI, from the coding sequence ATGAAGCGAATGTTGGTGGTCGCAGGGGCATTGCTCCTGAGCGTCGGTGCAGGCATCGCCCAGCAGAATGTAGCCAACGAGACCCAGAAGACCATGAAGGCAACCGGGAGGGCCTTGGGCGCGGTCTTGAGTCCGATGGTCAAGGGCGAAAAACCCTATGACCAGGCGGCCGTCACTACGGCGCTCGGCCAACTGGAAGAGACGGCAAAGAAGCTGCCGACGATGTTTCCCGAAAGCATCAAGGGCTTGAAGATTGAAGGCGATTACAGCGCTTCTCCGAAGGTCTGGGAAGACAAGGCCGGCTTCTCTGCGAAGATCGACAGCTTCGCCAAGGTCGTGACCGAAGCCAAGGCGAAGATCAAGGATATCGATTCGCTGAAGGCGAACGTGCCGGCCATCGGCAAGGAATGCAGCGCCTGCCACGAGACGTTCCGCCTCAAAATCTAA
- a CDS encoding xanthine dehydrogenase family protein molybdopterin-binding subunit, which yields MAAPIKFGVGQSVLRKEDDALIRGKGRYTDDHSPQPALHALMLRSPHAHAKFTLNVAKARGMPGVSLILTAAEVTDLGDLPCLFNLETDPFTGPPYPILAKDEVRHVGDAVAFVVADTIDQARDAIEAIDVKWTPLPSVVGVVNAVKKDAPQVWPDKPGNVLFDVPVGDKQATDAAFAKAHAVAEVSIVNPRVITNFMETRAAVAEYDAKRDHLTLTIGSQGSHRLREILCGMVLKIPMEKMRVICPDVGGGFGTKLFPYREYALISVAAKKLRKTIKWTADRSDHFMGDAQGRDNVTTAKMALAEDGKFLGMDVDLMGDMGAYLSTFGPYIPHGGAGMLPGLYDIQAFHCRVRTVFTNTVPVDAYRGAGRPEAAYVVERLVDAAARKLGMTPDAIRRKNFIPPKAMPYKTATGKVYDSGDFTAHMKRAMEVAGWKEFPKRAKAAKKAGLVRGIGMSCYVEICGTMGEETANVALDPNGDINILIGTQSSGQGHQTAYAQLVAEQFGVPPERVHVLQGDTDKIATGLGTGGSASIPTGGVSVERATRELGAKLKEIAAEALETSAGDLEISNGVVRIAGTDRSISFADLAKRPGVDPSKLNASATFAQADGTYPNGTHLAEVEIDPATGIIKIVNYVIVDDFGVTLNPLLLAGQVHGGAMQGIGQALMEQAVYSATDGQLVTGTFMDYAVPRASDGPSFHFETHNVPCTTNPLGVKGAGEAGAIGSCPAVVNAIVEGLWREYKIDHIDMPATAERVWIAIREAQKRHNL from the coding sequence ATGGCAGCTCCCATCAAATTCGGCGTCGGCCAAAGCGTTCTTCGCAAGGAAGACGACGCGCTCATTCGTGGCAAGGGCCGCTATACCGACGACCATTCGCCACAGCCGGCGTTGCATGCGCTGATGCTGCGCTCGCCGCATGCGCACGCGAAATTCACCCTCAACGTCGCCAAGGCCCGCGGCATGCCGGGCGTGTCCTTGATTCTGACCGCAGCCGAGGTCACCGATCTCGGCGATCTGCCATGCCTGTTCAACCTGGAAACCGATCCCTTCACCGGCCCGCCATACCCGATCCTCGCCAAGGACGAGGTGCGCCATGTCGGCGACGCCGTGGCCTTCGTGGTCGCCGATACGATCGATCAGGCGCGCGACGCGATCGAGGCGATCGACGTCAAATGGACGCCGCTTCCCTCCGTGGTCGGCGTCGTCAACGCCGTGAAGAAGGATGCGCCGCAGGTCTGGCCCGACAAGCCCGGCAACGTGCTGTTCGACGTGCCGGTCGGCGACAAGCAAGCAACCGATGCCGCCTTTGCGAAAGCGCATGCGGTCGCCGAAGTGTCGATTGTCAACCCGCGCGTCATCACCAACTTCATGGAAACGCGCGCAGCGGTCGCTGAATACGACGCCAAGCGCGATCATCTGACGCTGACGATCGGCAGCCAGGGCAGCCATCGCCTGCGCGAAATCCTGTGCGGGATGGTGCTGAAGATTCCGATGGAAAAGATGCGGGTGATCTGCCCCGATGTCGGCGGCGGCTTTGGCACAAAACTGTTTCCCTACCGCGAATACGCGCTGATTTCGGTTGCCGCGAAAAAACTGCGCAAGACCATCAAGTGGACCGCCGATCGCTCCGATCATTTCATGGGCGATGCGCAGGGACGCGACAACGTCACGACCGCGAAGATGGCGCTGGCCGAGGACGGCAAATTCCTCGGCATGGACGTCGACCTGATGGGCGACATGGGAGCCTATCTCTCGACCTTCGGGCCGTACATTCCGCATGGCGGCGCCGGCATGCTGCCGGGTCTCTACGACATCCAGGCCTTCCACTGTCGCGTCCGCACCGTGTTCACCAACACCGTTCCGGTCGATGCCTATCGCGGCGCCGGCCGTCCCGAAGCGGCGTACGTGGTCGAACGTCTGGTCGACGCGGCAGCACGCAAGCTCGGCATGACGCCGGATGCTATCAGGCGCAAGAATTTCATTCCGCCGAAGGCGATGCCCTACAAGACCGCGACCGGCAAGGTCTACGATTCAGGCGACTTCACCGCGCATATGAAGCGCGCAATGGAAGTCGCGGGCTGGAAGGAGTTTCCCAAGCGCGCCAAGGCGGCGAAGAAGGCCGGCCTCGTGCGCGGCATCGGCATGTCCTGCTATGTCGAGATCTGCGGCACCATGGGCGAGGAGACCGCCAATGTCGCGCTCGATCCCAACGGTGACATCAACATCCTGATCGGCACGCAGTCGAGCGGGCAGGGGCACCAGACAGCTTACGCGCAGCTCGTCGCCGAGCAGTTCGGCGTGCCGCCGGAGCGCGTCCATGTGCTGCAGGGCGACACCGACAAGATCGCGACCGGTCTCGGCACCGGCGGCTCGGCGTCGATTCCGACCGGCGGCGTCAGCGTCGAGCGCGCCACGCGCGAACTCGGCGCCAAGCTGAAGGAGATTGCGGCGGAAGCGCTGGAGACCAGCGCCGGCGACCTCGAGATCAGCAACGGCGTCGTTCGCATCGCCGGCACCGATCGCTCGATCAGCTTCGCCGACCTGGCGAAGCGTCCGGGCGTCGATCCCTCGAAACTGAATGCGAGCGCGACGTTTGCGCAGGCCGACGGCACCTATCCGAACGGCACGCATCTCGCGGAAGTCGAGATCGATCCCGCCACCGGCATCATCAAGATCGTCAACTATGTCATCGTCGACGATTTCGGCGTCACGCTCAATCCGCTGCTGCTCGCCGGCCAGGTGCATGGCGGCGCGATGCAGGGCATCGGGCAGGCGTTGATGGAGCAGGCGGTCTATAGCGCAACCGACGGCCAGCTCGTTACCGGCACGTTCATGGATTATGCGGTGCCGCGGGCTTCCGACGGTCCGTCATTCCATTTCGAAACGCACAACGTGCCGTGCACGACCAATCCGCTCGGCGTCAAGGGTGCGGGCGAGGCGGGCGCGATCGGCTCCTGTCCCGCGGTGGTCAATGCGATCGTCGAGGGGCTGTGGCGCGAGTACAAGATCGACCACATCGATATGCCGGCTACCGCAGAACGGGTCTGGATCGCGATCCGCGAGGCGCAGAAGCGGCATAATCTCTGA
- the murJ gene encoding murein biosynthesis integral membrane protein MurJ, translated as MLGRIFTVGGYTLLSRLTGFARDIMLAAILGAGPVADAFFVALRLPNHFRAIFAEGAFNAAFVPAYARLHGKGEASARLFADRIFTLLLAAQVILLVLAWVFMPEVIAILAPGFKDDPARGELAISLTRITFPYLLLITLVTLYGGMLNVMHRFASAAAAPILLNLSMMATLALAAFFPGVGYAAAWGVLLAGILEFLLLAGDATKSGILPKFAIPRLDEDVRAFFRALGPATVGSMGTQIALFADTIIATFLPAGALSALYYADRLNQLPIGVIGIAIGTVLLPEMSRRLSANDVAGASAAQRRAFEFSLLFSVPFVAAFLTVPDVIMRAMFARGAFSKADAVAAGATLAAYAIGLIPFVTIRSAVATFFARHDTVTPVKAALTGVAVNLALKVALMGPLAQIGLALATAIGAWVNLLLVLFFAVRAGYLELDRAWMISLAKFAAAGIVLAAALWGTARFASFYFAQMHAFRDETALLLLIAAGAFVYGVAILLLFGRGWIFALVRERKSRT; from the coding sequence ATGCTCGGACGCATTTTCACCGTCGGCGGTTACACGCTGCTTTCGCGGCTGACCGGATTCGCGCGCGACATCATGCTCGCCGCCATTCTCGGCGCCGGTCCCGTCGCGGACGCGTTTTTCGTGGCGCTGCGGCTGCCCAATCATTTTCGCGCGATCTTTGCCGAGGGCGCCTTCAACGCCGCCTTTGTGCCGGCCTATGCGCGCCTGCACGGCAAGGGTGAAGCGTCGGCGCGGCTGTTCGCCGATCGCATCTTCACGCTGCTGCTTGCCGCCCAGGTGATTCTGCTCGTCCTGGCCTGGGTGTTCATGCCGGAAGTGATCGCCATTCTCGCGCCGGGGTTCAAGGACGATCCGGCGCGCGGCGAACTGGCGATTTCGCTGACACGGATCACGTTTCCGTATCTGCTCCTGATCACGCTGGTGACGCTGTATGGCGGCATGCTCAACGTGATGCACCGCTTCGCCAGCGCCGCGGCCGCGCCGATCCTCCTCAATCTGTCGATGATGGCGACGCTGGCGCTGGCCGCGTTCTTTCCGGGCGTGGGCTACGCCGCCGCCTGGGGCGTCCTGCTTGCCGGCATTCTTGAATTCCTGCTGCTGGCCGGTGACGCAACAAAGAGCGGGATCCTGCCGAAATTCGCCATCCCGAGGCTGGACGAAGACGTGCGCGCGTTTTTCCGGGCGCTGGGGCCTGCGACTGTCGGCTCGATGGGAACGCAGATCGCGCTGTTCGCCGATACCATCATCGCGACCTTTCTGCCGGCGGGCGCGCTTTCGGCGCTGTATTACGCGGACCGTCTCAACCAGCTCCCGATCGGCGTGATCGGGATCGCGATCGGCACCGTGCTGCTGCCGGAGATGTCGCGACGCCTCTCCGCCAACGATGTTGCTGGCGCATCGGCCGCGCAGCGGCGGGCGTTCGAATTCTCGCTGTTGTTTTCGGTGCCGTTCGTTGCCGCCTTCCTGACCGTGCCTGACGTGATCATGCGCGCGATGTTTGCGCGTGGTGCGTTCTCGAAGGCGGATGCGGTGGCTGCGGGCGCCACCTTGGCGGCTTACGCGATCGGGCTGATTCCGTTCGTGACCATCCGCAGCGCGGTGGCGACCTTCTTTGCCCGCCACGACACCGTGACGCCGGTCAAGGCGGCCCTGACCGGTGTTGCCGTCAACTTGGCGCTCAAGGTCGCCTTGATGGGACCACTGGCGCAGATCGGCCTGGCGCTCGCCACCGCCATCGGCGCCTGGGTCAATCTGCTGCTGGTGCTGTTTTTCGCCGTGCGGGCCGGCTACCTCGAACTCGACCGCGCCTGGATGATTTCGCTCGCCAAGTTTGCCGCGGCGGGGATTGTCTTAGCCGCTGCGCTGTGGGGCACCGCCCGATTCGCCAGCTTTTATTTCGCGCAAATGCACGCCTTCCGCGACGAGACCGCGCTGCTGCTGCTGATCGCGGCCGGGGCCTTCGTCTACGGGGTCGCGATCCTGCTGCTGTTCGGGCGGGGGTGGATATTCGCGCTGGTACGCGAACGCAAATCCAGAACCTAA
- a CDS encoding DegT/DnrJ/EryC1/StrS family aminotransferase has translation MNQHMRPELVPFYDLASQRRRLGTSIDEAMARVTSHCLFINGPEVAVLEKALADFCGARHVVSCASGTDALLMVLMAGEVGPGDAVFCPSFTFCATGEAVALTGATPVFVDVDDATFNMDAASLKRGIATAKQRGLKPRAVIPVDLFGQSADHDAIAAVAQAEGLFVLDDAAQGFGASYKGRRIGSLGLATATSFFPTKPLGCFGDGGAIFTDDDRLAETLRSIRVHGQGSDKYDNVRLGLTGRLDTLQAAVLIEKLKIFEDEIAARNRVAERYARGLGNIVTVPRLASGCTSIWAQYTIRLPKGTDRDGFAAALKAQGVPTMVYYAKSMHQQTAYRNYPVAEGGLLVSEQLSDDVISLPIHAYLDEATQDRVIEAVRGALQA, from the coding sequence AGCACATGCGCCCAGAACTCGTTCCTTTCTATGATCTCGCCTCGCAGCGCCGGCGCCTCGGCACATCGATCGATGAGGCGATGGCGCGGGTGACGAGCCATTGCCTCTTCATCAACGGTCCGGAAGTGGCCGTGCTGGAGAAGGCGCTGGCGGATTTCTGCGGCGCCAGGCATGTCGTGAGCTGCGCGAGCGGCACCGACGCGCTGCTGATGGTGCTGATGGCCGGGGAAGTCGGCCCGGGGGACGCCGTCTTCTGCCCATCATTCACGTTCTGTGCGACGGGCGAAGCCGTGGCGCTGACCGGCGCGACGCCGGTGTTCGTCGATGTCGATGACGCAACCTTCAACATGGATGCCGCTTCGCTCAAGCGCGGCATCGCGACGGCGAAGCAACGCGGCCTGAAGCCAAGGGCGGTGATCCCGGTCGACCTGTTCGGCCAGAGCGCAGACCATGATGCGATCGCGGCGGTGGCACAGGCAGAGGGCCTGTTCGTGCTCGATGACGCTGCGCAGGGATTTGGCGCGAGCTACAAGGGCCGCCGGATCGGCTCGTTGGGACTCGCGACCGCGACCAGCTTCTTCCCGACCAAGCCGCTCGGCTGCTTCGGCGATGGCGGCGCCATCTTTACCGATGATGACAGGCTTGCCGAGACGCTGCGCAGCATCCGCGTCCACGGCCAGGGCTCCGACAAATACGACAATGTGCGTCTCGGCCTGACCGGACGTCTCGATACCCTGCAGGCGGCGGTCCTGATCGAGAAGCTGAAGATCTTCGAGGACGAGATCGCGGCCCGCAACCGCGTCGCGGAGCGCTATGCCCGCGGTCTCGGCAATATCGTGACGGTGCCGCGCCTGGCCTCCGGATGCACATCGATCTGGGCGCAGTATACCATTCGCCTGCCGAAGGGGACCGATCGTGACGGCTTTGCGGCAGCGCTGAAGGCGCAGGGCGTTCCGACCATGGTCTATTATGCGAAATCGATGCATCAGCAGACCGCCTACCGGAATTATCCGGTTGCGGAGGGCGGGTTGCTGGTGAGCGAACAGCTTTCCGACGATGTCATCAGCCTGCCGATTCACGCCTATCTCGACGAGGCGACGCAGGATCGCGTCATCGAGGCGGTGCGGGGCGCGCTTCAGGCATGA